The Triticum urartu cultivar G1812 chromosome 5, Tu2.1, whole genome shotgun sequence genome contains the following window.
TTACAATTAGGAAGAAAATCACGTGCTAGAATGGAAACTGATTTATTGCTAGCATGCCCTAAGCGAAGATGCCATATGTCATCGGTGGCGACGGAGAGCACTGCTTGAACgccggagttgttgaagaaaggaTAAAGGTCCCCATGGCTATTGGACCTCATGATTAGCTTCCCCGTGGCTAGGTCCTTCACGGAAAAACTGAATGGGTCAAACGTGATTGAGCAAAAATTATCTTGAGTGAAACGACGTACAGAAATTAAGTTCTTGATGATGGTAGGAGATATAAGGACGTCATTCAGTGCAAAAGTTGAAAGAGAGGTAGAACCTACGGCTGTAATGGGGAGACGAGAACCGTTGCCTACTAAGATGCCAGAGGAATGACGCAATGGGGGAGAACCATACGAGGTGAGGAGGTCCGTCTTACCAGCGACGTGCGACGTAGCGCCCGTGTCGAGGAACCAGTCCGGCGTGCTGCCGACGTGCTGCTGCTGCATGGAGAGGCCCTGGAGAGCAGCGTACAGCTAATTATACTGCTCCCAGGTAGGCCTGCTTGAAGACGTCGAGGGCACGGGGTAGGCCTGATGCGGTGCAGGAGGACGTGGGCCTAGGACGCCGGCGGCGTTCGGCGCAGCCCAAGGGGCCCGTGGTGCAGGCAGGCCGGGGAGGAGGGCGCCGTATGGAGCGAAGAAGCCAGTCGGGGCTGCGGCCCGGCCGGAGCGGCGCCGCGCCCAGCGGGAGCGCCACCAGACAACTGGCCGCCGCGGCCGCGACCACGCCCGCGCCCACGCCCACGCGAGCCACTGCCCCTGTCGCCCGTGGGAGATGCAGCGGCGCCCTTGCCCTTGTTGACGGAGTCGCTGCCTGATCCGCGATCAGGGGAGGGAGAGGAGCCACCACTCGGCCCGTGCCCGATGGTGAGCGCAGCGGCTGGGAGTTCCGGACGGCTGTCCAGTCGATCCCGCTCGTTGGCAGAGATCTCCTCCATGAGGAGGCGGGAGCGGGCCTGCACGAAGGAGGGGAACGGCGACTGCATCGGAAGGAGCGTCGCCATGATCTGAAACTTGCGGTTGAGGCCGCGGATGAGCTGGAGCGTGAGGGCCTGATCGGAGATGTGCTCGCCGACGTCCTCGAGAGCGTCGGCCAGGGACTTGAGCCTCCGGCTGTATTCGGCGACGGAGAGGTCGCCCTGGACGAGGTTCTCGAACTCCGCCCCGAGGATGACGGCGCAGCCCGGCTGATTGTCCATGAAGAGGACGTGGAGCTGGGTCCAGATGTCATAGGCGGTGCTGTCTGGGGACGCCACGACGTCCATGAGCTCCTCGGCGACGACGCCGTGCATCCACAACACTATGGACAAGTCTTCGTTGCGCCACACGGCGCTCTGGCCGAGCGGCTCGGTGGCGGCGTCGAGATGATGCTGAACCTCATGTTTGCAAGCGATGATGTAAAAGAGTTGATGCCAGCGCGAGTAGTTACCGGACTCGAGGTGAAGCTTGGTGGTGAAGTAGTGCGCGATGGAGGGCGGGAGGCCGACAGTGGAGGAAGGACCGGCGTCGGAGCGCCCCGGGCCGAGGTGGTTGACGATGGCGCTGCCGGGGCCGCCCAGCGGGAGGCGCAGTACGGGGGTGCTGCCGGCGGTGCGCAGGACGCCTGCGGCTGGCTGGACAGAGGGCGCCGCACGGGGCGCCGAGGTGGACGAGGAAGGAGCCGCGACGCCGTCAGGAACTGGCGTCTTGCCCAGGTCGCCGAGGTGCGCACGGCGGGGCGCGGGTGCAGCCGTGGTGGTGGTGACCGCGGCAGCGGGAGCTGCCTGAGAGGGTGCAGCCGCAGCGGGAGCGGCCGCGGCGACGGGAACGGCGGCGAACGGAGCGGACGCCGGCGCGTCGAAGTCGGCCGAGCGGGTACAGCGGAGAAGACGATGCATGGCGGAAGCGTCGAGAGAAAGAAGGATCGAGGTGCTGGTATCTGATACCAAGTTGAGATATGTAACACTCACACACTGCTTCTATTCGTCCATCAAAGTACATTTATACAGTTTACAGGAGAAGAAGCAGGGGAAACGTGGGAGAGTACAACGGCCTTAGCCGGCTATCGCTACCATGCAGGAGAGGATAAACATGGAGTACGTGGGCTGTTGGAGACGCGCACGACGCGGGCTGCATGGCTAGCCACCTGACGAGAGGGACGTGGGCACGTTCCAACAGGAAACACTGGTGCTATTGGACCCCGGATAGCGTAACAACAACAAGGAATTGTGTTTTATAAGAACAAGGCCGAACCGATACGAAGTGGATAGAAAACCCATATACACAAGTAGgtgaaaagaagaagaaaaaaaggtATCCGAGCAACTAGCACAAATGCTACCAACCCAAGAACAACGTTATGATGCATCATGATCCACTTTCTCGTTTCTCTACCAGCATTTCTGGAAGCACATCAATGGTGTGATGTTCCATGAGCTCGAGCCAAGCCTGACCCTGCTTCTCAATTGGGCTTTGTTGATAGAGCTTTGGTGGATTCATCTCCTATGCTCGCCTCCTAAGTTATTTATGTGTGCTCATGTGTTAGGTGTCTTCTAAAACAATTAATTAACAATCCTAACTAACGAGATCGTGTAGTTCAGACCTAGTTCATGGTGGAAGCAGTCGAGCTTGGTTTGGCTGTACTCATGCATGTTCAGAGCAAAGTTTGGAGAGTCAAATTACATGAATTGTGTTCATTATAAATTTTGGTTTTGCTGTGAACAATAAGGAAAACTTTCAGGAGATCCATTGAGCTGGTGTTAAACTGATTATGATACTTTAATGTTTTACATTGCATCGTGTTGCTATTTTTATCTCAATAAGAACCTGTGTCGTGTTATTAATCCTAAAATTTGTTCATCTAGAAGCGGGTGGCGTGGTCCACCTAAGTTTCTTTACGCAAAGTCTTTACAAATACCACTTGTTGCTAGCGGATAATTAGTTAGTGATACCAAGCGGTGCCTTTTACATAATTTTATCATTTTTTACTTACTTTCTCAATGGTATACCATGTGGTTTGTATTAATATACAATCAACATAGCATGTTTGTCAGGTGTAGTATTCGATCTAACTTTTTTCAGGATATTGATGGCAATATGGTTGGCCAGTAGTGTTTTAAGTTGTTCATTCATTGCGACATCTTGTGGTAGAGTGAATAATTTTGTGGGGCGCATACAACATGTCCCAATAAGAAGCAAGCTGTGAAGCAATATATACATCAAGAAAAAATGACAAGCTATTGGTTCCAAAAATAGAGTAACCATGTTTTCATTAAAAATAGCATGCAAACTTTAGGTCTGAGAGGTGTCGGAAATTTAGCAATGAACTGAAGCTGCACAAACAGTAGCCACATGCATCCCCATTTATGCACCCATCGCCGGTTCACTGATATATACGGACACACAACACTGCATGGTCCCTCTTCAATCACAGAGGAAACCAGTTCAAGCTGCCCACTGCTCGGATCGAC
Protein-coding sequences here:
- the LOC125510431 gene encoding uncharacterized protein LOC125510431, giving the protein MHRLLRCTRSADFDAPASAPFAAVPVAAAAPAAAAPSQAAPAAAVTTTTAAPAPRRAHLGDLGKTPVPDGVAAPSSSTSAPRAAPSVQPAAGVLRTAGSTPVLRLPLGGPGSAIVNHLGPGRSDAGPSSTVGLPPSIAHYFTTKLHLESGNYSRWHQLFYIIACKHEVQHHLDAATEPLGQSAVWRNEDLSIVLWMHGVVAEELMDVVASPDSTAYDIWTQLHVLFMDNQPGCAVILGAEFENLVQGDLSVAEYSRRLKSLADALEDVGEHISDQALTLQLIRGLNRKFQIMATLLPMQSPFPSFVQARSRLLMEEISANERDRLDSRPELPAAALTIGHGPSGGSSPSPDRGSGSDSVNKGKGAAASPTGDRGSGSRGRGRGRGRGRGGQLSGGAPAGRGAAPAGPQPRLASSLHTAPSSPACLHHGPLGLRRTPPAS